Proteins encoded within one genomic window of Flavobacterium gilvum:
- the lpxD gene encoding UDP-3-O-(3-hydroxymyristoyl)glucosamine N-acyltransferase, with the protein MKFKAEQIAGILEGEIVGDPNIEVSRLSKIEEGAEGSLTFLSNPKYNNYIYTTKASITIVNNTFVPEAPITTTLIKVADAYKSFSKLLEFYNQVKLNKNGIEAPSFISDSAKYGANLYLGSFGYVGDNVVLGDNVKIYPGSFIGDNVTIGNNVIIFAGAKIYSETIIGNNCTIHSGAIIGADGFGYAPNEDGTYNKIPQIGNVVIEDNVDIGANSTIDRATLGSTVIRAGVKLDNQIQVAHNVEIGKNTVIAAQTGIAGSTKIGENCMIGGQVGIVGHLTIGNNVRIQAQSGVASNIKDNEVLQGSPTFGYSDYSKSYVHFKNLPKLVKEIEELKKEILNQKNGNNG; encoded by the coding sequence ATGAAATTTAAAGCTGAACAAATAGCAGGAATATTAGAAGGAGAAATTGTTGGTGATCCAAACATCGAGGTTTCTCGCTTATCTAAAATTGAGGAGGGGGCAGAAGGCTCACTTACTTTTTTATCCAATCCAAAATATAACAACTACATATACACTACAAAAGCCTCGATAACTATTGTTAACAATACTTTTGTTCCTGAAGCACCAATAACCACAACTCTTATCAAAGTTGCCGATGCTTATAAGTCATTTTCAAAATTATTGGAATTTTATAACCAGGTTAAACTAAATAAGAATGGTATTGAAGCTCCTTCTTTCATTTCGGATAGCGCAAAGTATGGTGCAAATCTCTATTTAGGAAGCTTTGGTTATGTTGGTGATAATGTTGTTCTTGGTGATAATGTCAAAATATATCCCGGTAGTTTCATAGGTGATAATGTTACTATTGGAAATAATGTAATTATTTTTGCTGGTGCAAAAATTTACTCAGAAACTATTATTGGTAATAATTGTACAATTCATTCTGGTGCGATTATTGGTGCAGACGGTTTTGGTTATGCTCCAAATGAAGATGGTACTTATAATAAAATACCACAAATTGGGAATGTTGTAATAGAAGATAATGTTGATATCGGAGCCAATTCGACTATTGATAGAGCTACATTAGGTTCAACCGTTATCAGAGCTGGAGTAAAATTGGATAATCAAATCCAAGTTGCTCATAATGTTGAAATTGGAAAAAATACTGTTATTGCAGCACAAACCGGAATTGCAGGCTCGACAAAAATTGGAGAAAATTGTATGATTGGCGGTCAAGTTGGTATTGTTGGCCATTTAACAATAGGAAATAATGTACGTATTCAAGCCCAATCTGGTGTTGCAAGCAATATTAAAGACAATGAAGTATTGCAGGGTAGTCCAACTTTTGGATATTCTGATTACAGCAAATCATACGTGCACTTTAAGAATTTACCAAAACTGGTAAAAGAAATAGAAGAGTTAAAAAAAGAAATATTAAACCAAAAAAATGGAAACAATGGTTAA
- a CDS encoding HD domain-containing protein: protein MSQINKLKIFNDPIYGFITIPNPLIYDLIQHPYFQRLRRITQMGLSYLVYPGANHTRFHHALGCMHLMQKAVEVLRFKDVTISPEEENALYIAILLHDVGHGPFSHAMESSIVEDVHHEEISLLLMNQLNDEFNGQLELAIKVFKGEYHRKFMLQLISSQLDMDRMDYLKRDSFYSGVSEGNINSERLIQMMNVVDDVLVIEEKGIYSVEKFLMSRRLMYWQVYLHKTSLTAELILTKVLKRAKELTEKGVILACSEPLLFFMQNKVTLDTFDTKTLKLFTKLDDFDIISALKAWESHEDFILASLSKMIINRDLLKIKLTNEKVQLEELQIQKERFSIQNKISLYESGYFIFKGKIKSQAYSKAAEPIRILNKDKTIEDVVDVSDQLSLKSLSKLVTKYYICFPKQLL from the coding sequence GTGTCTCAAATTAATAAACTAAAAATATTTAATGATCCCATATATGGATTTATTACAATACCAAATCCATTAATTTACGACTTAATACAGCATCCCTATTTCCAGCGGCTAAGACGTATTACTCAAATGGGATTGTCGTATTTGGTCTATCCAGGAGCCAATCACACTCGTTTTCATCATGCATTAGGATGTATGCATTTGATGCAAAAAGCTGTTGAAGTACTACGATTTAAAGATGTTACCATCAGTCCCGAGGAAGAAAATGCACTATACATAGCCATTTTATTGCACGATGTTGGACATGGCCCTTTTTCGCATGCCATGGAAAGTAGCATTGTAGAAGATGTACATCACGAAGAAATCTCTTTATTGCTGATGAATCAGCTTAACGATGAATTTAATGGCCAATTGGAACTTGCGATCAAAGTTTTCAAAGGAGAGTACCACCGTAAATTCATGCTTCAGTTAATTTCCAGCCAACTCGATATGGACAGAATGGATTATTTAAAAAGAGATAGTTTTTATTCGGGGGTTTCAGAAGGAAATATCAATTCGGAAAGATTGATTCAGATGATGAATGTTGTTGATGATGTATTAGTAATCGAAGAAAAAGGAATCTATTCTGTTGAAAAATTCCTCATGTCTAGGCGCTTAATGTATTGGCAGGTGTATTTACACAAAACCAGTCTCACTGCCGAATTAATTTTGACCAAAGTTTTAAAACGAGCCAAAGAACTCACAGAAAAAGGTGTCATTCTAGCTTGTAGTGAACCCTTGCTTTTTTTTATGCAAAACAAAGTTACACTGGATACTTTTGACACTAAAACATTAAAATTATTTACCAAACTAGATGATTTTGACATTATAAGTGCGCTAAAAGCTTGGGAAAGTCATGAAGATTTCATACTTGCCTCATTGAGCAAAATGATTATCAATAGAGATCTTTTGAAAATAAAACTAACGAATGAAAAGGTTCAGTTGGAAGAATTACAGATTCAAAAAGAGCGTTTTTCAATTCAAAATAAAATATCTTTATACGAATCGGGTTATTTTATTTTCAAAGGAAAAATAAAAAGCCAGGCCTATAGTAAAGCAGCTGAACCGATACGGATTTTGAACAAAGACAAGACAATCGAAGATGTAGTAGATGTCTCTGACCAACTGAGTTTGAAATCATTATCCAAATTGGTGACTAAGTATTATATTTGTTTTCCAAAACAACTGCTTTAA
- a CDS encoding DinB family protein — translation MNSNQLPVNEYSKFNATYIQALENVELFEELEISLHDFIRFVQNIPMDKFDYSYAEGKWTIKQIIQHIIDAERIFAYRALRISRNDKTPLPGFEEDDYVNNTDAKSRSIQDLLSEFSAVRHSNLLMFKSFSDEQLRRIGIASGHEISARALGFLIIGHLKHHQKVFAERYL, via the coding sequence ATGAATTCAAATCAATTGCCAGTAAATGAATACTCAAAATTCAACGCTACTTATATACAAGCTCTTGAAAATGTTGAATTGTTTGAAGAATTAGAAATAAGTTTACATGACTTCATCAGATTTGTCCAAAATATTCCGATGGACAAATTTGATTATAGTTATGCCGAAGGAAAATGGACCATAAAACAAATTATTCAGCATATCATTGATGCTGAAAGAATCTTTGCTTATCGGGCACTTCGAATTTCCAGAAATGACAAAACACCATTACCTGGGTTTGAGGAAGATGATTATGTAAACAACACCGATGCCAAAAGCAGAAGTATTCAGGATTTATTATCTGAGTTTTCAGCCGTAAGACACTCCAACTTATTGATGTTCAAAAGTTTTTCGGATGAACAATTAAGAAGAATTGGAATCGCCTCTGGGCATGAAATTTCTGCAAGAGCTTTAGGATTTTTAATAATAGGTCATCTTAAACACCACCAAAAAGTTTTTGCAGAAAGATATCTGTAA
- a CDS encoding phosphoenolpyruvate carboxylase, with the protein MYTLPKIERFNQNVLSKYHIYNSVFITLPFDSVDNTGVLLPIFTELCDSGFKKQETPKEIFDFFSDKYLHSATEKDKINLMFHFIQYIERQIVLFDAIEDAAFPVVNNMEGRGSLRDIKEKSDVRGNREELIDFLENFNVRTVLTAHPTQFYPGPVLGIINDLTEAIRNNDLLEIKQLLAQLGKTPFIQNEKPNPYDEAVSLIWYLENVFYNTSGEMVHYLQKNVFEGDAIKNPLIKLGFWPGGDRDGNPFVTTEITLKVADRLRSSILKCYYIEIRNLKRKLTFPVVDALVMELEQKLYRSVFYSKGEIFITYEELKTQLNKIKTIIIEQHQSLYLDQIDALIIRLNLFGFHFATLDIRQNSKIHQNVFYDIVDYYSKSKTNIFPENYFHLTEEEKINVLSTLKGNLDSADFENEMTRSTIESIQAIKTIQENNGEFGANRYIISNNESALNVMETFALFKLCNWENPTVDIIPLFESVDDLHNAHLVMEKLYTNPEYAQHLKNRNNKQTIMLGFSDGTKDGGYLMANWSIYKAKESLTEMSRKYGIHAIFFDGRGGPPARGGGKTHKFYASLGPNIENNEIQVTIQGQTISSNFGTLDSCRYNLENLLSAGVANQVFNQGQNELSAEEKEILDQMANLGYNKYLDFKNHPKFIPYLEQMSTLKYYAKTNIGSRPSKRSKSETLDFADLRAIPFVGSWSQLKQNVPGFFGVGAALKHFEDTNQWEKAQNLYNNSLFFRTLLENSMMSLAKSFFPLTAYMSKDPEFGEFWKIIYNEFLETKRLLLKIAGFTELMENYPDGIASILMRERIVLPLLTIQQYALLRINELNKEANPDTNLINVYEKIVTRSLFGNTNASRNSA; encoded by the coding sequence ATGTACACGTTGCCGAAAATAGAACGTTTTAATCAAAATGTTCTGTCTAAATACCATATTTATAACAGTGTTTTCATCACATTACCTTTTGATTCTGTAGATAATACGGGGGTTTTACTTCCTATTTTCACAGAGCTTTGCGATAGTGGTTTCAAAAAACAGGAGACCCCGAAGGAAATTTTTGATTTTTTCTCGGACAAGTATCTGCATAGCGCTACAGAAAAAGATAAAATTAATCTGATGTTTCATTTTATACAATATATTGAACGTCAAATTGTTTTGTTTGATGCTATCGAAGATGCAGCATTCCCGGTTGTAAACAATATGGAGGGAAGAGGTTCGCTGCGTGATATAAAAGAAAAATCAGATGTAAGAGGTAATCGAGAAGAACTTATTGATTTTCTTGAAAACTTCAATGTGAGAACTGTTTTGACAGCTCACCCAACTCAATTTTATCCTGGACCTGTATTAGGAATTATCAATGATCTTACCGAAGCCATCAGAAATAATGACCTTCTTGAAATCAAGCAATTACTTGCTCAATTAGGTAAAACTCCATTTATCCAAAATGAAAAACCTAACCCTTATGACGAAGCCGTAAGTTTGATTTGGTACCTTGAAAATGTTTTTTACAACACTTCGGGTGAGATGGTTCATTATTTGCAAAAAAATGTTTTTGAAGGTGATGCTATCAAAAATCCATTAATCAAATTAGGTTTTTGGCCTGGTGGTGACCGCGATGGAAATCCATTTGTTACAACAGAAATTACCCTGAAAGTTGCTGATCGTTTGAGAAGTTCTATTTTGAAATGTTATTATATCGAAATACGAAATCTAAAGCGAAAACTTACTTTCCCAGTTGTTGATGCTTTGGTAATGGAATTGGAGCAAAAATTATATCGTTCTGTTTTTTATTCAAAAGGAGAAATTTTCATTACTTATGAAGAACTAAAAACGCAATTAAATAAGATTAAAACGATAATAATTGAACAACATCAATCGCTTTATCTTGATCAAATTGATGCTTTGATTATTCGATTAAATTTATTTGGTTTCCATTTTGCAACTTTGGATATCAGACAAAACAGTAAAATTCACCAAAATGTTTTTTACGATATTGTTGATTATTATTCAAAATCCAAAACAAACATTTTTCCTGAGAATTATTTCCATTTAACGGAAGAGGAAAAAATAAATGTTCTTTCAACTTTGAAGGGAAATTTAGATTCAGCCGATTTTGAAAATGAAATGACAAGATCTACAATTGAATCTATTCAGGCAATCAAGACAATTCAAGAAAATAATGGAGAATTTGGTGCCAACCGTTATATTATTAGTAATAACGAGAGCGCGCTGAATGTAATGGAAACTTTTGCATTGTTCAAATTATGTAATTGGGAAAACCCAACGGTTGATATTATTCCACTTTTTGAATCTGTGGATGATTTACATAATGCGCACTTGGTGATGGAAAAATTATATACCAACCCTGAGTATGCACAACATTTAAAAAATAGAAACAACAAACAGACCATCATGCTTGGTTTCTCTGACGGAACAAAAGATGGTGGTTATTTGATGGCCAACTGGAGTATTTATAAAGCAAAAGAATCTTTGACAGAAATGTCAAGAAAATATGGAATTCACGCTATATTTTTTGACGGACGTGGTGGACCTCCAGCTCGTGGTGGTGGAAAAACCCATAAATTTTATGCCTCATTAGGTCCGAATATTGAAAACAATGAAATTCAAGTTACGATACAAGGACAAACAATTAGTTCTAATTTTGGAACTTTGGATTCTTGTCGCTATAATTTGGAAAATCTATTGAGTGCAGGTGTTGCAAACCAGGTTTTCAATCAAGGACAAAATGAATTATCTGCTGAAGAAAAAGAAATTTTGGATCAAATGGCCAATTTGGGATACAATAAATATTTGGATTTCAAAAACCATCCGAAATTCATTCCTTATTTGGAACAAATGAGTACTTTGAAATATTATGCAAAAACCAATATCGGAAGTAGACCTTCTAAAAGAAGCAAGTCCGAAACGCTTGATTTTGCTGATTTAAGAGCGATTCCATTTGTAGGATCTTGGAGTCAGTTGAAACAAAATGTTCCTGGATTTTTTGGTGTAGGAGCAGCTTTGAAACATTTTGAAGACACAAACCAATGGGAAAAAGCCCAAAATCTTTACAACAACTCGTTGTTTTTTAGAACATTGCTTGAAAACAGTATGATGTCATTGGCCAAATCATTCTTCCCTTTGACCGCCTATATGAGTAAGGATCCTGAATTTGGAGAATTCTGGAAAATCATTTACAATGAATTTTTGGAAACCAAACGATTATTGTTAAAAATTGCAGGCTTTACCGAATTGATGGAAAATTACCCTGACGGAATTGCATCTATTTTAATGAGAGAGCGAATTGTTCTGCCATTATTGACAATTCAACAGTATGCTTTGTTGAGAATCAATGAATTGAATAAAGAAGCGAATCCGGATACGAATTTGATAAATGTATACGAGAAAATTGTAACTCGTTCACTTTTCGGAAACACTAATGCGAGTAGAAACTCTGCTTAA
- a CDS encoding Lrp/AsnC family transcriptional regulator has protein sequence MSKFRLDEVDHQILDMLIDNTRVPFTDIAKKLLISAGTVHVRVKKMEDAGIIMGSSLVLDYDKLGYSFIAYVGVFLNNTSQTKFVLERINEIPFVTVASVTTGKFNIFCKIRAKDTKHAKDVIFMIDDIEGVYRTETMISLEESINDKKRLMHTIFKEM, from the coding sequence ATGAGTAAGTTTCGTTTAGATGAAGTAGATCACCAGATATTAGATATGTTGATAGACAACACAAGAGTACCGTTTACAGACATTGCAAAAAAATTATTGATTTCAGCTGGAACAGTTCATGTGAGAGTAAAAAAGATGGAAGATGCAGGTATCATAATGGGTTCCTCTTTGGTGCTTGATTATGACAAACTTGGCTATTCATTTATTGCTTATGTTGGTGTTTTTCTTAACAATACTTCACAAACAAAATTTGTTTTAGAGCGCATCAATGAAATTCCGTTTGTAACTGTTGCATCTGTTACTACCGGAAAGTTTAATATTTTTTGCAAAATCAGAGCAAAAGATACTAAACATGCAAAAGATGTTATTTTCATGATAGATGATATCGAAGGAGTTTACAGAACAGAAACAATGATTTCATTAGAAGAAAGTATAAACGATAAAAAGCGTTTGATGCATACTATTTTCAAGGAAATGTAA
- a CDS encoding M14 family metallopeptidase: MNLEELFSQNKEETIKGRYITLEDIEPLLKKESIKNDVKIIGESVLGKPIYSYQKGNGNFKIYLWSQMHGNESTTTKALFDFINLLNSGSDLAKQLLDTFTFYCIPMLNPDGAKLYTRANANDIDLNRDSQNLTQPESKVLRAVFEEFKPDFCFNLHDQRTIFGVADTGKPATVSFLAPSYNEEREVNESRLKAINLIAGINDVLQEYIPGQIGRFDDSFNINCIGDTFQYLGVPTILFEAGHFPDDYDREITRKFIFFALVSSFTILCENDIVGNRNDKYLNIPQNNVAFFDFMFKNVKINYDGIEIITNFVAQYKEELIDNKIIFNAYIVEVGDLEGYFGHRVYDAKKALYKDDYNNYPNQNQKADFNLNGETFFVNGMIIK; encoded by the coding sequence ATGAATTTAGAAGAACTATTTAGCCAAAATAAAGAAGAAACAATTAAAGGTCGTTATATTACTCTAGAGGATATTGAACCTTTATTAAAAAAAGAATCAATAAAGAATGATGTAAAGATAATTGGAGAATCCGTTTTGGGAAAACCCATTTATAGTTATCAAAAAGGGAATGGCAATTTTAAAATTTATCTTTGGTCACAAATGCACGGAAACGAAAGCACCACTACCAAAGCTTTGTTTGACTTTATAAACTTATTAAATAGTGGATCTGATTTGGCCAAGCAACTTTTGGATACATTTACATTTTATTGTATTCCGATGTTAAATCCTGATGGAGCCAAATTATACACCAGAGCCAATGCCAATGATATAGATTTGAATAGGGATTCTCAAAACTTAACTCAGCCTGAAAGCAAGGTGTTAAGAGCGGTTTTTGAAGAATTCAAACCAGATTTCTGTTTTAATCTTCACGATCAACGTACTATTTTTGGAGTTGCTGATACGGGAAAACCTGCAACTGTTTCTTTTTTGGCACCTTCGTATAACGAAGAAAGGGAAGTAAATGAATCCCGTCTGAAAGCAATTAATCTGATTGCTGGAATAAATGACGTTTTACAGGAATACATTCCGGGACAAATAGGGCGATTTGACGATTCATTTAATATTAATTGTATAGGAGATACATTTCAATACTTAGGAGTTCCTACTATTTTGTTTGAAGCCGGACATTTTCCAGACGACTACGACAGAGAAATAACGCGAAAATTTATATTCTTTGCCTTGGTGTCAAGTTTTACCATCCTTTGCGAAAACGATATAGTCGGCAATAGAAATGATAAATATTTAAATATTCCGCAGAATAATGTTGCTTTTTTTGATTTTATGTTCAAAAATGTCAAAATAAATTATGATGGTATTGAAATAATCACGAATTTTGTAGCTCAATATAAAGAAGAGTTAATTGATAATAAAATAATTTTTAATGCTTACATAGTTGAAGTAGGGGATTTGGAAGGGTATTTTGGTCATAGAGTTTATGATGCTAAAAAAGCTTTATACAAAGATGATTATAATAATTACCCAAATCAAAACCAAAAAGCTGACTTTAATTTGAACGGGGAAACTTTTTTTGTTAACGGAATGATAATAAAATAA
- a CDS encoding 1-acyl-sn-glycerol-3-phosphate acyltransferase, producing the protein MKKQIYKWIFENLMGWKIEGNFDEEIKKCILIVMPHTSWHDFYIAIICRGALGVDINWVGKKELFRFPFGYFFKYFGGTPLDRAGGLNKVESIVNIFNSKEIFRLGISPEGTRKKVEQLKTGFYYIALHANVPVIPVSLNFEKKIVEFGKPFYTTGNLDSDLLSLNKHFVNAKGKIPENDYKFP; encoded by the coding sequence ATGAAGAAACAAATCTATAAATGGATTTTTGAAAATCTAATGGGCTGGAAAATAGAGGGAAACTTCGACGAAGAAATAAAAAAATGTATCCTAATCGTAATGCCTCACACTAGCTGGCATGATTTTTACATAGCTATTATTTGCAGAGGAGCGCTGGGGGTCGACATCAATTGGGTTGGGAAGAAAGAATTATTTCGTTTTCCTTTTGGTTATTTTTTTAAATATTTTGGAGGGACACCTTTGGATCGTGCAGGAGGTTTAAACAAAGTAGAATCCATTGTAAATATATTTAATTCCAAAGAAATTTTTAGATTGGGAATCTCACCGGAAGGAACCCGAAAAAAAGTCGAACAATTAAAAACAGGTTTTTATTATATAGCTCTTCACGCAAATGTTCCAGTTATTCCTGTTTCCTTAAATTTTGAAAAAAAAATAGTTGAATTTGGAAAGCCTTTTTACACTACAGGCAATTTAGATTCCGATTTGCTTTCTTTAAATAAACATTTTGTAAATGCAAAAGGAAAAATTCCAGAAAACGACTATAAATTTCCTTGA
- a CDS encoding spermidine synthase produces the protein MLYKLLSYILPVKIFQAKSKLSKTIEITWVNGELVMDSENTNYSYGSLQRILRKGLNHLGFEKISKMNNALILGVAGGSVIKTLVDEINFKGQITGVDIDPNIIKIANDYFKLDEIKNLNIVIDDAFEFVLKTKERYDLIVIDIFQDTTMPNFLFEKFFINRICFLLQSKGVVLFNTMCLSSKDNLRNQNLIEEINDDSYKIQSIPRVEVHNELIIIEKLD, from the coding sequence ATGCTGTACAAATTATTGAGTTATATACTTCCTGTAAAAATTTTTCAAGCCAAGTCTAAATTGAGCAAGACTATCGAAATTACTTGGGTCAATGGCGAGTTAGTTATGGATTCCGAAAACACCAATTATTCGTATGGGAGTTTGCAACGTATATTAAGAAAAGGATTAAATCATTTAGGATTTGAAAAAATTTCAAAAATGAATAATGCTTTAATATTAGGAGTTGCTGGCGGAAGCGTGATTAAAACTTTGGTTGACGAAATTAATTTTAAAGGCCAAATTACAGGTGTCGATATTGACCCAAATATTATAAAAATTGCAAATGACTATTTTAAACTCGATGAAATTAAAAATCTGAATATTGTAATTGATGATGCATTTGAATTTGTACTAAAAACGAAAGAACGTTACGATTTGATTGTTATCGATATATTTCAGGACACAACTATGCCAAATTTTTTGTTTGAAAAATTTTTCATCAATAGAATTTGTTTTTTGCTTCAAAGCAAAGGTGTTGTTCTTTTTAATACAATGTGTTTAAGTTCTAAAGACAATTTAAGAAACCAAAATTTAATTGAGGAAATCAATGATGATAGCTACAAAATACAATCCATTCCTAGGGTTGAAGTTCACAATGAATTGATTATCATCGAAAAATTAGATTGA
- the kdsB gene encoding 3-deoxy-manno-octulosonate cytidylyltransferase gives MKIIAVIPARYASTRFHAKLMEDLGGKTVILRTYEAAKKSNLFDDVFVVTDSDLIFNEIASNGGKAIMSIKEHESGSDRIAEAVENMDVDIVVNVQGDEPFIDTTAMEKLIEVYKNDTEKKVDLASLMCEIKEETEINNPNNVKVVVNQNGFALYFSRSVIPYPREMNVGVCYMKHIGIYAFRKQALMDFYNLPMKSLEASEKLEQLRYLEFGKSIKMVETTHIGIGIDTVEDLEKARKMLL, from the coding sequence ATGAAAATAATAGCAGTCATTCCCGCGCGTTACGCCTCAACAAGATTTCACGCCAAACTGATGGAAGATTTGGGAGGGAAAACAGTGATTTTGAGAACGTATGAAGCCGCCAAAAAGTCGAATCTTTTTGATGATGTTTTTGTGGTCACCGATTCGGATTTGATTTTTAATGAAATCGCTTCGAATGGAGGCAAAGCCATTATGAGCATCAAAGAACATGAATCAGGAAGTGACCGAATTGCCGAAGCTGTTGAAAATATGGATGTGGATATTGTTGTGAATGTTCAAGGTGACGAACCTTTTATTGATACAACTGCCATGGAAAAACTAATCGAAGTGTACAAAAATGACACTGAAAAGAAAGTAGATTTGGCTTCCTTAATGTGTGAAATAAAAGAAGAAACTGAGATCAATAATCCGAATAACGTGAAAGTAGTGGTGAATCAAAATGGTTTTGCTTTATACTTTTCGCGCTCGGTGATTCCTTATCCTAGAGAAATGAATGTAGGCGTTTGTTATATGAAACACATTGGAATTTATGCTTTCAGAAAACAAGCTTTGATGGATTTCTACAATCTACCGATGAAATCATTGGAAGCTTCTGAAAAACTAGAACAATTACGTTACTTGGAATTCGGGAAAAGTATTAAAATGGTGGAAACAACACATATAGGAATCGGAATTGATACTGTGGAGGATTTAGAAAAAGCGAGAAAAATGCTTCTTTAA
- the ygiD gene encoding 4,5-DOPA-extradiol-dioxygenase — MNTLNDLHKISGSFSNTEKMPVLFLGHGSPMNAIEENQFVTGFRNLAKTLPKPDAILCISAHWFTNGTKVTAMKMPRTIHDFGGFPQELFEVQYPAKGSPELAIATKELLLPTDVELDHYWGLDHGAWSVIKHLYPDADIPVIQMSIDYTKSGQYHFELAQKLSELRTKGILIVGSGNIIHNLRLVDFRNINTDNYGYDWAFEAREKINNYLIDSDFQPLIDFEKQSKAFQLSIPTPDHYLPLIYTLGLKGKSEELSLFNDKLIGGSLSMTSVKISN; from the coding sequence ATGAACACTCTAAACGATTTACATAAAATTTCCGGTTCATTTTCAAATACCGAAAAAATGCCCGTTTTATTTTTGGGACATGGAAGTCCGATGAATGCTATTGAAGAAAACCAATTTGTGACGGGTTTTAGAAATTTAGCCAAAACATTACCCAAACCCGATGCTATTTTGTGTATTTCGGCGCATTGGTTTACCAATGGAACAAAAGTAACTGCAATGAAAATGCCAAGAACAATTCATGATTTTGGAGGTTTTCCGCAGGAATTATTCGAAGTACAATATCCTGCAAAAGGTAGCCCTGAATTAGCTATCGCCACAAAAGAATTATTGCTTCCGACTGATGTAGAATTGGACCATTATTGGGGATTGGATCACGGCGCCTGGAGTGTAATTAAACATTTATATCCCGATGCCGATATTCCTGTAATTCAGATGAGTATCGATTATACAAAATCAGGGCAATATCATTTTGAATTGGCACAAAAATTAAGCGAATTACGCACCAAAGGAATCCTGATAGTAGGCAGCGGAAACATTATTCATAATTTAAGATTGGTCGATTTCAGAAACATCAATACGGATAATTATGGCTATGATTGGGCTTTTGAAGCCAGAGAAAAAATCAATAATTATTTGATTGATAGCGACTTTCAACCGCTTATTGATTTTGAAAAACAGAGTAAAGCTTTTCAACTTTCGATACCAACTCCAGATCATTATTTGCCTTTGATTTACACTTTGGGGCTAAAAGGAAAATCAGAAGAATTGAGTTTGTTTAATGACAAATTAATTGGAGGATCATTGAGTATGACTTCGGTGAAGATTTCAAATTAG